Within Candidatus Poribacteria bacterium, the genomic segment AAATTTTCCTCGTTCCATGTCAAGACTTCGTCGAATAACTGAAGCCGCTTATAGGTTTCCTCACCGCTCCCTAGAGAATCCTTTCCATATTCCATAGCGGAACCATTGATAAACTCGGCATAGTGTCTAAGTTTCGTATGATTTCCATTTAATATTAGTAAAAAGTCATCTCGTACCTGCGCGCGAACCTCACGTAATATTCGGATGTATGCCGCAATTATTGCTTCTTCTGGTTCTCCAGGGGCACCGACACAACCGACCCCGTGACCAAGGAAACAATCTAACAAGACTCCATCAAAAATACCACACTTTGCAAAACCGACTATTCGTTCAATCAGTAGATCTTGTAAATCCGGGTTCAAAATATTCATGACATATTCTCCATTGTTGTTCCTGAGAACCTCACCACTACTATCCCTCAGGAAAAAATCAGAATCTATTGGAAAATAAGCAGATGCCTCCTTTGAAGGACGATGGTTGTGAACTCGGACTTCAGGAACAAGGAGTGTGTTGGGATTGTCTTTAAGAAGTTGTTGACGGATTTCTCTTGCTTTCTGAATATCACCGGTAAGATGAGTGGCTAAGCCCTGGTATAGAAAATGATTCCAATACAGACCCAAAAAAGAACCATAATGGAAATCGTATTTAGATGAATTTTCAGCCCAGAAGCCGATTATTGATGGAAAATCCCTATTCTGAATACGTTCCGTGACAGAGGGTCCCGATGGCGAAAAATCACAAATGGTATCGTAGGAAAATTCCGAAAGATTCAGATCTGAAACTGGAGAGATATCCTGGATATTATTGTACTTTACATGTAAGCTACGGAGTTTCTTCAGGTTAGACAACGGACTTATATCCATAATCCCATTACCTTCGAGAAAAAGTATTTCTAAATTGATGAGTCCCGCGAGCGAATGAACCTCCTCGATCCGGTTATTTGTGAGATTTAACTCGCGGAACTTCTTCAGTCCTCCCAGCGGGGTTATATCTGAGATACCGTTCCCTTCAAAAGAGAGAACTTCTAAGTTGATGAGAGATGCCAAAGGACGCAGGTCAAGATTTGTAGAATTTCCGGGGAAGTGCCAGAAATGGAGCTCCACCAATTGTATCAAATTAGACAATGGACGCAAGTCTGTTATAGGATTCTGACTAATGTCAAGTTCCCTGAGATTCGCCGCAAACTCCAAGCCCGTGATGTCAGAAATTCCCCTGTTTTTCAGATATAGAGACTCAATCCATGGCATTTTATCTTTTGTCAAAAGTTCGTTCACAGGAAGCTTTAAAGTCTCGCGTACGACTTGCTGCAAATTCGCATCTGGCATCCACTCCTCTTGTGCCAATACAGCACCACACGCAATGAAAAGACACACGCATGCTGTAAAAACGTTAGAAAACAGCCTCTTTTTCGTCACCAAATGTCTCCTTCTTTTAATTATGTAAGTTTGAAAAAAGTTTTAGAAGTTAAAAGGCATATTTATCAAGCTCACGTTACAATCATTAAAGACACAATTTTTTCGCCAAACGTTACATCCTGTGAAAAAATCATAAGACAGTGGTTTACAATTGCGGGATGGAGTTTCTATTCCCAACGCTTCTCTGGTAATTGACCTCCCAAAAATAAACCTGCTGTCAAAATTTGCCTTTTCTCAAACTCATGTTGTAAAAATATATTTCATATCTCCAACCTTATGGAATCAAAGCAACGTAAACCTGTGAATGCCCTGATACATCCGATGTATACACGACAGCGGTCTCGTCTGGGCTGAAAGAGGGATGCGGGTGTGTCCATTGCGGTCCGTAAACGGTGTCCACCTTCATCTCCATCCAACTGAGAGATTTTTCTCTGTCGCCTGCTTGTTGTGCTGCTGCCCAATCCTCGGCGAGTGCGTACCGAGATGTTTTCCACTGGCTGCCACTTGATGAACTTTGCGGATGACAGATAGGCGTATGCTTACCAGTTTCCACGTCAACCAAACGCAGACCGATATCGGGGTGGACGGTGTCACACAACACCTTTGTCCCATCGCGATTGCTGGCGATGTGCCACGCGTTAAAATCAGCAATCGTCTGCATCTGTAAGGTTTCCAAAGACATCCGCCGAAGGGCGTAGGGCCAATGCGTCACAATCAATTCATCTAACGCGCCGAGGAAGGTTTCGTGGACAAGAAACTCGTTATTGTCGTGCTGATAGAGCGAACGGTTTTCTGTGCCATCCCGTTTGATGGTCCACATCCGGGGTGCAGGGTCGCCGGAATATGCGATGAGATCAGGGTGTTTCGGATGAAACTGCGGATGGATAATCGTCTGATCTGGAGACGTATAGATAACCTCGCCGCCGCTGCCATCTGTAGCAGTCACGGTGATATGCGATTTGTCGTCGCGTTTCATGGCTGTTA encodes:
- a CDS encoding putative glycoside hydrolase yields the protein MTKKRLFSNVFTACVCLFIACGAVLAQEEWMPDANLQQVVRETLKLPVNELLTKDKMPWIESLYLKNRGISDITGLEFAANLRELDISQNPITDLRPLSNLIQLVELHFWHFPGNSTNLDLRPLASLINLEVLSFEGNGISDITPLGGLKKFRELNLTNNRIEEVHSLAGLINLEILFLEGNGIMDISPLSNLKKLRSLHVKYNNIQDISPVSDLNLSEFSYDTICDFSPSGPSVTERIQNRDFPSIIGFWAENSSKYDFHYGSFLGLYWNHFLYQGLATHLTGDIQKAREIRQQLLKDNPNTLLVPEVRVHNHRPSKEASAYFPIDSDFFLRDSSGEVLRNNNGEYVMNILNPDLQDLLIERIVGFAKCGIFDGVLLDCFLGHGVGCVGAPGEPEEAIIAAYIRILREVRAQVRDDFLLILNGNHTKLRHYAEFINGSAMEYGKDSLGSGEETYKRLQLFDEVLTWNEENFREPIVNWAHGPLDPSEPPDSTDNQRSMRLLTARGLTLSDGYVCVGYVANFWQRWLDDTLNYWYPFWDAPLGRPIGEKGRQYENRDGIFMREFTNGWAVYNRSGQAQKIRLPEQATGVESGLRNTTHVIPDLDGEIYLKSGLQTPPTVDVNGDGTINILDLVAVANGFGTDEPDVNGDGVVNILDLVQVANQFGQ
- a CDS encoding oligogalacturonate lyase family protein, which codes for MTSYAKASVHPSELREFQDDQTGAHIYQLTNDTSINHNLYFLTSSFTPDQEHLIFTSYRSGKPNFFKLEFPNGDIVQLTDADEVHGYSGVISKDGTELFYTQADAIKAIHLNTFEERVLAEFLNGSLGECSVSADERFIVTAMKRDDKSHITVTATDGSGGEVIYTSPDQTIIHPQFHPKHPDLIAYSGDPAPRMWTIKRDGTENRSLYQHDNNEFLVHETFLGALDELIVTHWPYALRRMSLETLQMQTIADFNAWHIASNRDGTKVLCDTVHPDIGLRLVDVETGKHTPICHPQSSSSGSQWKTSRYALAEDWAAAQQAGDREKSLSWMEMKVDTVYGPQWTHPHPSFSPDETAVVYTSDVSGHSQVYVALIP